A genomic segment from Pelobates fuscus isolate aPelFus1 chromosome 7, aPelFus1.pri, whole genome shotgun sequence encodes:
- the RPS19BP1 gene encoding active regulator of SIRT1: MSASLLRKGLDLLASDTSAKYSGKKKGSTSHQDVPLSSRKTGVRKQLKRMRRQGLQQKEKATAKDRVIKSALEEFKKKSTTDHLSKNMKYFLGSHNVANKDVVEKILTQNRGRKSRDQVVKQKKKTQKEKSVFSEKDFKRFEKEYFGKKLS; encoded by the exons ATGTCCGCATCGCTGCTCAGGAAAGGGCTGGATTTATTGGCTTCAGATACCAGCG CTAAATATTCAGGAAAAAAGAAAGGTTCTACTAGCCATCAGGATGTGCCTCTAAGCAGCCGCAAAACAGGAGTTAGAAAACAGCTGAAACGAATGAGACGGCAAGGCCTCCAACAGAAAGAAAAAGCAACAGCCAAAGACAGAGTTATCAAATCTGCTTTAG AGGAATTTAAGAAGAAGAGTACAACGGATCATCTGTCAAAGAACATGAAATATTTCCTTGGCTCCCACAATGTAGCCAATAAGGACGTTGTGGAGAAG ATTTTGACCCAGAATCGTGGACGCAAATCAAGGGACCAGGTCGTGAAGCAAAAgaagaaaacacaaaaagagaAATCGGTGTTCTCTGAGAAAGACTTCAAGCGCTTTGAAAAGGAATACTTTGGGAAAAAATTAAGCTGA